Within the Anguilla rostrata isolate EN2019 chromosome 6, ASM1855537v3, whole genome shotgun sequence genome, the region TGACCACTCCACCAACACCCAACAGACCTCCAATTAACACAACCATGACCACATCCCATCAACACCAACCTGACCTCCTAACACCCACGCCTCACATCAACCACCAGACCATCAACTCAACACCCCGACTGTCTGCACTGAAACAGAGGAGTCTTTTACACGCGTCCCAGTGAGTGTGAATGTTGTCACCGAGATGCAGTCTTACGCAGCGCCCCCCTTCGGCGACTTGCGAAGCGGGGTCTCAACTTCGTCCGCTGGGGCATCATGGGAAACACATCGGCGCTCTGCGTTCTGAACGTGATCTCGAGCGGGAGGCGAACCAGCCCCACACCAGCAACGGCACAGACGAGCTCACTGGAGCACGGCCCGAGTTATgagagcacattttaaaaaagagaaaactccgaaaatatgaaacatttgcACTGAGGAATGAGAAGGGAAGAGATTTTTGCACAGGACTTTATTGAAGCTTGGTTTTCAGAGAAATTCCCACAGGATTGTGAGGCAGCAAAAGGGTATGTAAGGGGGCATGAGCAGGGGTGTAGAGGGAATGGGGGGGCACATGGCAcattaggggaggggggggggggttcagccaTTTTCAGGATGCCTGGCAGTAGAGGGGCGGCCCTTCTGACCAGGGGTCAGGGGTGACAGGTGAAAGGTCATCTACAAAGATGTCATGTCATTGAGGGCGTGGTCCAGCTCCTCGCTGATGCCCTTGTATTTCAGCTTCTGAGCATACAGTTCAtctggaggtcaaaggtcagcaggTGGGGCAGGCAGAGGGACAGGAAGGGTgcagaggtagagagagaggcagtggaggagaaaagagaggaggggacagaaaagagaggggaaaagaaaagaaaagcacaggTCAGTAAGAGGAAGGAAAAAGACTTTCATCTCCTCTGGAACTCCCTCCTGGGATTTTAAATGGGATGAACTGCTGTCCTGTGCACTGGCCAGGGATACATTCAACAGCTCAGGAGAACCAGTGCAGGGAACACAGGCTACCGATTAACACAGGCTGCTCAGAGACACAGGCTCCTGATAAACACAGGCTGCTCAGAGACACAGGCTCCTCAGAGACACAGGCTCCTGATAAACACAGGCTGCTGCGGCAGGCCAGAGAACAGGCTCCACTACTCCAGGTCTCAATGGTCTGTCCAAAGCTGGCTGACCTCTCTGCAAATTCAGCACGAGTCTCAGCCTGGGGGGGGCGACAGAAAGAGAGGACATgggagaggaatggagagagaaagggagagagagagtgaagtgagaaagaaagaagacagTTAAAACAGATGCTGCATCGGACTGGGTGCATTAGCGTGCTCACAACTGCTGTACTGAGGTCAGTTACACCAGCTCGCCTCTATAAACCTGTCACTGGGGACCTGGATATCCCACTGTACTGAGATCAGTTACACAGCTCACCTCTTTCAGCTTGTCACTGAGCACCTTGATCTCCTCCTCATACTTGTCTTCTTTTTCGGAGTACTGCAGAGATCAGAGGACAGCAGAGAGTAAAGATGAGACAGGCAACAGAGAGTGAGCACACAGtacaggagcaggagcaggagcagctcaAACCAGGAAGAACAGCAGAGAGTAAAGATGAGCTTCCTGCGGACAGGCCAGTGAGAGTGAGCGCACACTGCacgagcaggagcaggagcagctcaAATCAGGAACACTGTGGTCAGGTGTCTAATGCAGCCCTAGTTACTGTATTCGGTTACCATTACAATAACCCAGTGAGAAGTGCCCAGTTTCACCTTTCCCAGATATGCTGCACATGGGCAGGGAAACACAAAGGCTGGAACACTGATTGGACAGGACACCATGAGGGTGGGGACATGTGCACTGATTGGACAGGACACCATGAGGGCGGAGCCTTACCTTCTCTGACTGGGCTTCTAGGGACTTGAGGTTGTTGGTGACGTttttcagctcctcctccaggtcactgcacttcctgtggaaGAAGAGCAGGGAGAGATGAGAATTCCAGCCTATGCCCCCAACTGGCCAGCTGTGGTACTGCAACCTTACCAGAATCTGTGTGCAGGCTGGGTGCTAAATTTCCCATGATCCCTTGTACTATGGTAACAATACTGTGAGCAAATGTAATATGGGCCCTCCCTGTGAtaaaagcggggggggggggggttggtggtgaTTACCGTCCAGGGGCATGTTATCCACTCACAGTTCTGagatctctgctctctcctcagccctctccagctctccctccaGGATCACCAGCTTACGCGCCACCTGCAGTGCGCACCAGCGGGGAGGAACAGCGCAGGACACAGCGGCTGAGCACAGCTTTCCGTGGGCATCGCATTAAACACCGGGTGTGACTTTCATACCCGTGTATCACATTTTACCAACTCCAAATACTTCTGAGAACAGTCTTCGGTTACATTTGGAGATCATGTGATCAGCCCATAAGGCGTGTCTGCAAGggaggtgtgtctgtgctgtgggcgGAGTCCAGGCTCACCTCCTCGTACTTGCGGTCCGCCTCCTCAGCAATGTGTTTGGCTTCCTTCAGCTGCAACTCCTGGATCTCCATCTTCTCCTCATCCTTCATCGCCCTGTTCTCAATCACCTTCATCCCTCtgcaaaggcacacacacacacacacacatacacacacacagtagtcacacacacacacagacacacccatacacacacacagtaggtacacacacgcacacacacacacacacgtacacacacacaataggtacatacacacacacacacatacacacacacagtaggtacacacacatacacacacacagtagtcacacacacacacacacacacacacacgtacacacacacaataggtacatacacacacacacacatacacacacacaatagtcacacacacacatacaatagtcacacacacacatacagtagtcacacacacacacacacagacacacactcacacacacacacagtagtcacacacacacactcacacacacacacacaccctcagtcCCACCTCTCGCTCTCATCAGCAGctttctccgcctcctccagtTTCTGCAGGGCGGTGGCCAGTCTCTCCTGGGCCcggtccagctcctcctccaccagctggaTCCGGCGGTTCAGACCCGCCACATCTCCCTCCGCCTGCGGggtcacaggtcaaaggtcagaacactcagcacacagccacgTCTCCCTCCGCCTGCGGggtcacaggtcaaaggtcagaacactcagcacacagccacgTCTCCCTCCGCCTGCGGAgtcacaggtcaaaggtcagaactctcagcacacagccacGTCTCCCTCCGCCTGCGGAgtcacaggtcaaaggtcagaactctcagcacacagccacGTCTCCCTCCGCCTGCGGggtcacaggtcaaaggtcagaactctcagcacacagccacGTCTCCCTCCGCCTGCGGggtcacaggtcaaaggtcagaacactcagcacacagccacgTCTCCCTCCGCCTGCGAAgtcacaggtcaaaggtcagaacTCTCAGCACATAGCCACATTTCCTTCCGCCTGTGGGGGCCATGTAGGTCACTTTGGACGAAGTGGCTACTCCTCCTGTCTTCTATGTCACACGATGTCACAACAGGCAGTCAAGGCAGACCAtaaagtgatgtcacagtgggtAGTCAAGGGTGACCACaagatgatgtcacaatgggagTGGCACTCAAATCTCAATCAATCTCAATTTTGCTATGCCACTTATGTATGACAATACATTTAAcaacagcatttattttaacatcacAAGGACACCTGATTCACctaattaactaatcacggTCTTCAATAAGGACCTTGGTAAGTAGAATCAGTTGTTgtagtgctgggttaaaacaaaaatctgcacccacaccagccgtTTTTGTATatgactggacacccctggatCAGACACTGAATGGGCAGGAGGTTGTGTGAATAGGGGCTGGGGaattgggaggtgggggggggggtcctggctTTGTGCCCAGCCGCGAGTCCCTGTCTCCAGGACTGTGGCTCAGGCGAGTCCCAGGCTTTGGTACTCACGTCTGTGGCCGCCTTCTCAGAGAGCTCCAGTCTCTCCTGGGCATCTTTCAGGCTCTCAGAGTACTTGTCCAGTTCATCCTCAGTGCCCTTCAGCTTCTTCTGCAGCCCGGCGAGCTCTTCCTCCAgctgggagagggggcgggagaAACGGGGGGATTAACGGAGTTAGAGAAACAGGAAACTCGGGAACACAGAGCCAAACGGA harbors:
- the LOC135257837 gene encoding tropomyosin alpha-1 chain-like; amino-acid sequence: MEAIKKKMQMLKLDKENAIDRAEQAESDKKAAEDKGRQLEEELAGLQKKLKGTEDELDKYSESLKDAQERLELSEKAATDAEGDVAGLNRRIQLVEEELDRAQERLATALQKLEEAEKAADESERGMKVIENRAMKDEEKMEIQELQLKEAKHIAEEADRKYEEVARKLVILEGELERAEERAEISELKCSDLEEELKNVTNNLKSLEAQSEKYSEKEDKYEEEIKVLSDKLKEAETRAEFAERSASFGQTIETWSNELYAQKLKYKGISEELDHALNDMTSL